In Syntrophus gentianae, a genomic segment contains:
- a CDS encoding type II toxin-antitoxin system HicA family toxin yields the protein MPKRYSSTEIISVLLAHGFEERGQTGSHKKFRKGDRVVVIPHPRKIIPVGTFSSILRQSGLNMSEFEKRH from the coding sequence ATGCCTAAACGGTATTCATCAACGGAAATCATATCGGTTCTTCTTGCTCACGGATTTGAGGAACGCGGACAAACGGGAAGCCATAAAAAGTTCCGCAAAGGAGATCGTGTTGTTGTTATTCCACATCCCAGAAAGATCATTCCCGTGGGAACTTTCAGTTCAATATTAAGGCAATCGGGCCTGAATATGTCGGAATTTGAAAAAAGGCATTAA
- a CDS encoding type II toxin-antitoxin system HicB family antitoxin — MMKSLKYVIYREEEFFVAQCLNVDVSSFGSTIEEAIANLKDAVALYLEDEDTGRLYHPVEDAMIGESTINA, encoded by the coding sequence ATGATGAAATCCTTAAAATATGTAATCTATCGGGAAGAAGAATTTTTTGTTGCGCAATGTCTTAATGTAGATGTCAGCAGCTTCGGCAGCACCATCGAAGAAGCCATTGCAAATCTCAAAGATGCAGTGGCGCTATACCTTGAGGACGAGGATACAGGACGGCTGTATCACCCCGTCGAAGATGCCATGATCGGAGAGTCTACAATCAATGCCTAA
- a CDS encoding helix-turn-helix domain-containing protein: MDLKADFKKKRKDLKLSQAALGKRMGRDRNHVSNIERGLTRLSAEDYLFLDKLYKERFPATVSAEM; encoded by the coding sequence ATGGATTTAAAAGCTGATTTCAAAAAAAAACGTAAAGATCTCAAACTAAGTCAAGCTGCGCTTGGAAAACGTATGGGAAGAGATCGTAACCACGTAAGCAATATCGAGAGGGGACTCACTCGTTTATCGGCTGAAGATTATCTGTTTCTCGATAAGCTGTACAAAGAACGCTTTCCCGCAACAGTATCAGCGGAAATGTAA
- a CDS encoding phage/plasmid primase, P4 family — translation MGIAGKHLSESQRAAIARTLFKTAPGKSSGGEIHGYCPIHQESETSPSPSFSYNSEKDAYHCFSCGADGDLLKLWTEVHGLGQKEGFKAFCDQYAIPYGNDAPGGGQPGQTAGKDKSPDMELTLEQTLGLMREAWEKFPSLPSDWITRLAKERGWSPEIVKKLDLRLQTLRLDKKTGNLKEIKKPEKIAIPIYDGNGYLQNIRLYQPGAKQFKIISFAQLTGESRLFPPKPDQILQYEPILLCEGESDTICALSHGLNAITQTSKLKNWPNSHNGPFRSRDVIIAYDADNAGRVYADYAGESLQGVVRSLRVIAWPEFMGVGSDGSVPKDHGQDLTDFFVRHDKTADDFRVLMNAAKKFEPLIPPEPLGDDERRTDGVYRFYDYGVNKRYSFRPRLLAEQLVEDMSLMYEPNTGLTYKWNGRFWDVLHEDYIKTACIKYLENEAQKSRVEDAAFQARMLSMIPEGRKINDRDGFFCVENGMYSIDEDILYDHAVDYYATYMFPVIYGPDFVPICKRWLQFLEETIQTPEVIAQVQEFFGYCLTPSTAFEKCLLCLGPGADGKSTLLKVLRALVGPKNCAAVNIEDLDDQFQRSSLYGKLLNISTEIGSKAMESKIFKAIVSGDTIQASFKHENPFEFEPICKMAFAANRFPRVLDNSDGFFRKILPIQFKKQFLTGGDKSLLDTLKDELSGIFHWALIGRKRLWEQKDFTQSNETDALMLDYRRVNSPVLCFAEDELEFGAIDDESYDTPKEAIYDLYKAYCKEKGYEKFSQENFFRELKSARHNLEQYRPRINGRREYRLKGVRIAAKVPEGMK, via the coding sequence TTGGGAATCGCCGGGAAGCATCTTTCGGAATCACAGCGGGCCGCCATCGCCAGGACCCTCTTCAAGACGGCGCCGGGCAAATCATCCGGCGGCGAGATCCACGGCTATTGTCCCATCCACCAGGAATCCGAAACCTCCCCGAGCCCCTCCTTTTCCTACAATTCCGAGAAAGACGCCTACCACTGCTTTTCCTGCGGCGCCGACGGCGATCTGCTCAAGCTCTGGACCGAGGTTCACGGACTTGGCCAGAAGGAAGGCTTCAAGGCTTTCTGCGATCAATACGCAATCCCCTATGGCAACGACGCCCCTGGGGGCGGACAGCCGGGCCAAACTGCTGGAAAAGATAAAAGTCCCGACATGGAACTGACCCTGGAGCAGACCCTGGGCCTGATGCGGGAAGCCTGGGAAAAGTTCCCCTCACTGCCCTCCGACTGGATCACCCGCTTGGCGAAGGAACGCGGCTGGTCTCCGGAGATCGTCAAGAAACTTGATCTCCGTCTGCAGACCCTGCGCCTGGACAAGAAAACCGGCAATCTGAAGGAGATCAAAAAGCCGGAGAAGATCGCCATCCCGATCTACGATGGGAATGGCTACCTGCAGAACATCCGCCTGTATCAACCTGGCGCGAAGCAGTTCAAGATCATCTCCTTCGCCCAACTGACTGGCGAATCAAGGCTCTTTCCCCCGAAACCCGACCAAATTTTGCAGTATGAACCAATCCTGCTGTGCGAGGGCGAATCGGACACGATCTGCGCACTTTCCCACGGCTTAAACGCGATCACCCAGACCAGTAAGCTGAAGAACTGGCCAAACAGCCATAACGGCCCCTTCCGCAGCCGCGACGTGATCATCGCCTACGATGCCGACAACGCCGGGCGTGTCTATGCCGATTACGCCGGCGAATCCCTGCAGGGGGTTGTACGGTCATTGCGGGTGATCGCCTGGCCGGAGTTCATGGGCGTCGGATCCGACGGCTCCGTCCCCAAGGATCACGGCCAGGACCTGACGGACTTCTTCGTCCGCCATGACAAAACCGCGGATGATTTCCGGGTTTTGATGAATGCAGCCAAGAAGTTCGAGCCCCTCATCCCCCCGGAGCCCCTGGGTGACGACGAACGCCGGACGGATGGCGTTTACCGCTTCTACGACTACGGGGTGAACAAGCGCTATTCCTTCCGTCCACGCCTCCTGGCCGAGCAGTTGGTCGAGGACATGTCCCTGATGTACGAGCCGAACACCGGCTTGACGTACAAATGGAACGGCCGCTTCTGGGACGTTCTCCATGAGGACTACATCAAGACCGCCTGTATCAAGTACCTCGAAAACGAGGCCCAGAAGAGCCGCGTCGAGGATGCCGCCTTTCAGGCCCGGATGCTCTCCATGATCCCCGAGGGACGCAAGATCAATGACCGCGACGGCTTCTTCTGCGTCGAAAACGGCATGTACTCGATCGATGAGGACATCCTTTACGATCACGCCGTGGATTACTACGCCACGTACATGTTCCCCGTAATCTACGGCCCTGATTTCGTCCCGATCTGCAAGCGCTGGCTTCAATTCCTCGAGGAAACCATCCAGACCCCCGAGGTCATCGCCCAGGTGCAGGAGTTCTTCGGCTACTGCCTGACACCCTCCACAGCCTTCGAAAAATGTCTTCTGTGCCTGGGACCGGGTGCAGACGGCAAGTCCACCCTGCTCAAGGTCCTTCGCGCCCTGGTCGGCCCGAAGAACTGCGCCGCCGTCAATATCGAGGACCTGGACGACCAGTTCCAGCGTTCTTCCCTCTATGGGAAGCTCCTAAACATCTCCACCGAAATCGGATCGAAGGCGATGGAGAGCAAGATCTTCAAGGCGATCGTCTCCGGAGACACCATCCAGGCCTCCTTCAAGCATGAGAACCCTTTCGAGTTCGAACCGATCTGCAAGATGGCCTTCGCCGCGAACCGCTTCCCCCGGGTTCTTGACAACAGCGACGGTTTCTTCCGGAAGATCCTCCCCATTCAATTTAAAAAGCAATTCCTGACCGGCGGCGACAAGAGCCTGCTCGATACCCTGAAGGATGAGCTTTCCGGCATCTTCCACTGGGCGCTGATCGGCCGGAAACGTCTCTGGGAACAAAAGGATTTTACCCAGTCCAATGAAACGGATGCTCTCATGCTCGATTATCGGCGAGTTAATAGCCCCGTGCTCTGCTTTGCTGAAGATGAACTGGAATTCGGAGCGATAGATGACGAGTCCTACGATACGCCGAAAGAAGCGATTTATGATCTCTACAAGGCATATTGCAAAGAAAAGGGCTACGAGAAATTCAGCCAGGAGAATTTCTTCCGGGAGCTGAAGTCTGCCCGGCACAACCTGGAGCAATACCGTCCCCGCATCAACGGCCGTCGTGAATACCGCCTCAAGGGCGTCCGGATCGCCGCCAAGGTCCCGGAGGGCATGAAATGA